The sequence below is a genomic window from Syntrophales bacterium.
TCATTCAGGGAAAGTCTCGATAGCAGCATATCCTCAGTGCCCTGTCTGATATAATCAATATTTTCGGCACTATGGACAGAAAAAGGCAAAACGGCAATACGGTAGTTGTCTTTTGCCCAGGAAAACTGTACGAAAAACAGCAGCGCTAAAAGGCAAAAAACAGGCATTCGCAAATATTTCATTATCGATCTCCTCTATTTTTGAATAAATTAAAAAACATCAGACGCATGGCTCCTCTATCACTTCATCCCCGAGAATTCAACGGGATTGTTGCTGAACAGATTTTTTAGGTTGAAAAGTTATCTTCGGGATCTTCAGTCTGACATTTCCCGATTGATTGCGTTTGCTGATTCCCTGAGCAATTGCTGCTCCATTCGTCAAAATTCGCTACCTGTCATTGCGAGGGGCGTAGCGACGCGGCAATCTCGTGGATAATCAATTACTTTAGAGATTGCTGCGCAACGCTTGCAATGACAAAGCAGCTATTTTTCGACTTTTGACGAGGGCATCAATGCTGCAAGGGTAACCCTGTTTTTTTGAAGGGTATTTCCAGTTTGTAAACCCCGTATTTGATGACGGCATTGATCGGAAAGGACGCTTTTTCAAATACTTTAAGCATTGACTTGTTGTCGTAAAGAACATCCGCCGTGAAACCTTCAATTCCCTGTTCCAGCGCTGCCTCAATAAGCATTTTCAAAAGAAACGAGGCAATCCCTTTCCCCTGATAATTCTCATCTACAATAAAGGCAACTTCTGCGTAAGGACGATCGCTCAGCCGAACATAGCGCCCCTCGGCAATGATTCTTTCTCCCCCTGCCTCGGTGACCGTTCCGACCAATGATAATGTTTTTTGATAATCGATATTTACATACCCCTGCATCTCCTTGTGGGGCATGGATTTTACATGAGAAAAATATCGGTAGTAAACGGCGTTGTCGGAAAAACGATAGAAAAGCCTCCTCATCTCCTCTTCGTCGGAAGGTTTAATCGCCCGGAAATTTACGGAAAGTCCCTCCTTAAAGGTATAAACAGTTGAAAGTTTATCGGGATAAAGGGCGCCGGACCCGGGGAGATAAATCTGATCGCGATAGAGAATGCTGGCCTCTTTCGCCTGTCGCACCAATTCTTCCCGGTCGTCAGGATGGGCTATGTCAATCAGGGCTTGGGCGCGTTCCCGGACGGTGCGGCCGATCATGGAGGCAATTCCATATTCGGTAACGATCCAGTCGAGTGATTCCTTATTGTTAAATTGGTTCGGAAAATCCTCAACCGACAGCATAATATTAGAAGCGCCTTTCAAATTGCGGCTGGGAAGGGCGAAAATCGCCCGTCCCCCGCAGGAGTGCTGAGCCGCGGCGTAAAATTCCAGTGCGTGTCCAGGACCTGCGGTGACATTGCCCTTGCCGATATGGAGGGCAACCCCTCCCATCAGGTCAACCTTGCGTACCGGCATGATAAAAATGGTCTTCTCGTTAAAACTTATTCGGGCATTGTCGGCAACCACTTTAATCCCCTGAAACTCGACCAGGGGGTTGCGATGCAGCCATTTCATCAGTTCAGCAGTTCCTAAGGCATACGAGGTAACGGATTTGTTGCTGAAATTGTTTTTACAACGATTAGTGACAACGCCGCTCTTCAATAGATCCATTAAGACGTCGGTAAAAAATAGCGTATGGACGCCGAGGTTGCGCTTTTTGGCAAGATGTTTGCCCAGAGCCTCAAAAAGGGCCCCGGGGTAGAAGGAGAGACAACTGCCGTCATCAATCAGCGAGGCGACATTGGCGGCGACTTTGTCCATGACGCTGTCCACTGGCCAGCGGTTGAAATAGATCGGGGATTCCGTCGCCTTTACAAGGTAGTTGAAATCGGCAATATTGACAAAGGTGTCTCCCATCGTGCGGGGGACGCTGCTGTTGATTTCCCCCACGACAATGGAAGCCCTTTCCATTGCGTATTTGGCTATATCCACCGCCACGCCGAGACTTGCATATCCCGCCTTGTCCGGCGGGGTGATCTGCACAAAAGCGGCGTCGATCCGGATCGCCCCTGATTCAACAAGCGAGGGAATCTGAGAAAAACGGCAGGGAATCATATCCACAGAGCCGGAGAGGATTGCCTTGCTGGCCAGCCAGCCCGCGAAAAATGTTTTGAGGCGAAATTTGTAGGCGCGCGGGGTCTCTATTAAAGATATGACATCCCCAAGGCTGACAATCTGGATGAGTTCCAGATCGGTAAGGTTGTAGATGTCGGATTCTTTGAGACGCTTTACCAGCGTTCGCGGCTCGGCAACGCCGGTTCCCAGAAAAATGCTCATCCCCGGCTCTATATGCGAGAGAACTACGTCCGGAGAAACCACCATGTTTTCCCATCCGGAATCGACGTCATCAAACATTTTTATTGCCTCCTGAAAAAGTTTATGAATCCAGGATAAAGGTAAAACCGTACGCTGATCTTCAACAAACTCTTTAGGATTGTCAAGAGTAAATAGTGGCTCAAACCCAGTTATCTCCAAAGACAGGGGCGTCGCATGTGCGTAGGCCAACGTAACATCAGGAATAGCTTGGCTTCACGCGCTCGGAATATTTCCTTTCCCCTCGAGGTGAAAAAAGGAAATAATCGTTTCCAAATCCGTGACTCCGACTCCATTTGGTGGTATGAGGTTCGCCAAGCGTGAAATGATGCAACAGGAAGGGATTCATATAAATAAGGAGATAATCTCATGATTCGTTTCAGTGCCAATATCAGCATGCTCTTTACCGAGGTAGATTTCCTCGACCGGTTCGAACATGCGGCAGGGGCCGGTTTCAAGGCTGTTGAATACATGTTCCCTTATGCCTTTAAAAAGGAGGAACTAACCGAAAAGCTCTCAAAATATGGGCTTCAGCAAGTTCTCTTCAACCTCCCCGCCGGCGATTGGGCGGGCGGGGAGCGGGGAATTGCCTGCCTGCCGGGCAGGGAAGGGGAATTCCGGGAGGGTGTCGGCTTAGCAATAGAGTACGCGCATGCCCTGGGCTGCCCCTTGGTTAATTGCCTCGTCGGAACGACCCCCGCTGATCCTCCGGAGAAGGTCCGCCAGACGCTTATCGACAACCTGCGCTTTGCCGCGGAATCCCTGGAAAACGAGGGCATCAGTCTGCTGGTCGAGCCCTTGAATAATCAGGATATTCCCGGATTCCACCTTTGCCGTACCAGCGATGCCTTGGAGTTGATAAAAGAGGTCGGACGCCCGAATCTCCGGCTTCAGTACGACATTTACCATATGCAGGTAATGGAGGGGAATCTTCTGCAGACGATCGGGGATAATCTCGTACGGATCGGTCATATCCAGATCGCCGACAACCCCGGTCGCCACGAACCGGGAACAGGCGAGATCAACTA
It includes:
- a CDS encoding GNAT family N-acetyltransferase; its protein translation is MFDDVDSGWENMVVSPDVVLSHIEPGMSIFLGTGVAEPRTLVKRLKESDIYNLTDLELIQIVSLGDVISLIETPRAYKFRLKTFFAGWLASKAILSGSVDMIPCRFSQIPSLVESGAIRIDAAFVQITPPDKAGYASLGVAVDIAKYAMERASIVVGEINSSVPRTMGDTFVNIADFNYLVKATESPIYFNRWPVDSVMDKVAANVASLIDDGSCLSFYPGALFEALGKHLAKKRNLGVHTLFFTDVLMDLLKSGVVTNRCKNNFSNKSVTSYALGTAELMKWLHRNPLVEFQGIKVVADNARISFNEKTIFIMPVRKVDLMGGVALHIGKGNVTAGPGHALEFYAAAQHSCGGRAIFALPSRNLKGASNIMLSVEDFPNQFNNKESLDWIVTEYGIASMIGRTVRERAQALIDIAHPDDREELVRQAKEASILYRDQIYLPGSGALYPDKLSTVYTFKEGLSVNFRAIKPSDEEEMRRLFYRFSDNAVYYRYFSHVKSMPHKEMQGYVNIDYQKTLSLVGTVTEAGGERIIAEGRYVRLSDRPYAEVAFIVDENYQGKGIASFLLKMLIEAALEQGIEGFTADVLYDNKSMLKVFEKASFPINAVIKYGVYKLEIPFKKTGLPLQH
- the hyi gene encoding hydroxypyruvate isomerase, which codes for MIRFSANISMLFTEVDFLDRFEHAAGAGFKAVEYMFPYAFKKEELTEKLSKYGLQQVLFNLPAGDWAGGERGIACLPGREGEFREGVGLAIEYAHALGCPLVNCLVGTTPADPPEKVRQTLIDNLRFAAESLENEGISLLVEPLNNQDIPGFHLCRTSDALELIKEVGRPNLRLQYDIYHMQVMEGNLLQTIGDNLVRIGHIQIADNPGRHEPGTGEINYPNIFNFLDKQGYAGWIGCEYKPLRKTAEGLDWMKPYL